From Candidatus Liberimonas magnetica:
GGGAAGTCGACACAGGCTCATGCGGCGCCTGCGAATCAGAAATAATAGCTGCTACCAACCCTATCTATGACATTCAAAGGTTCGGCATAGATTTTGTGGCTTCCCCGCGCCATGCTGACGCACTGCTTGTGACCGGGCCTGTATCAAAGAACATGGAGCTTGCCCTTAAAAGAACTTTTGAGGCAATGCCAAAACCCAGCTTTGTCATAACGCTCGGCGACTGCGCACTGAACGGTGGCCAGTTCAGTGATTCTTATTATACCCTCGGAGGCGTAAAAAACGTTCTGCCAGTAGCTTTTCATATACCCGGCTGCCCGCCAAAACCAATAGATATCATCCGTTATTTGATCCTGTTCTTGAAGAAATAACCACTTGTAATTTCACAAAATATTTACAATTATAATTTCTATTCTTAAAAATAATATGACTTTACAATGATTTTTGTAAAATATGTTTTTTATCACAAATGTGTTGACAAGGCTGTAATTTAGTTATATAATTAAGCCATACTTCCACTAAAACATCATTTCTTTCGTTACCTCCATTCTTACATCATTTTTGCTCACCAATAAATGCATCATAAATTTGTTTTGAAGGAGCAATTATGAAGAAAATCATCATTTGTGCTGTTCTGGTTACGGCGAGTATATTTTCTTATTGTTTCGGTGAAGAAACTATACGCTTGTACGGAGCAACGACAGTTGCTGAATTGTTAAACCCGTACAAAGACGTTGTTGAGAATAAGACAGGATGCACATTAGAAATAGTCGGGAATACCGCAGGCATGGGGCTTATCTACCTTAATGACAGAAGATGCGATATAGCGCTCACAGCTACAAACCTTGAAAATACCATAACTGCCGCTAAAATGGGCAAAAAGAATATCAACCCTGAAGGCCTGGTGGTTACTGTTTTTAAAAACGACGAGCTGGTTTTTATTGTAAACTCATCAAACACGGTTACGTCGCTTACCGATGCTCAGCTTAAAAAAATACTTACCGGCTGGATAATCAACTGGCAGGAAGTAGGCGGGCCTAAACTACCTGTAACCGTTGTTGCCGACAAAGTAACTGGAGCAACAAGGAACCTTATAAGAAAAGAACTATTCCCGGATACCGACTTTACTCCGAATGTGAAAGAATTTATTTCCTGCGACCTCATTGTTTCAAAGGTAAAAGATACGCAGGGTGCAATCGCGGGCGTAAGCCTGATGCATGTTACTCCAAAAGTTAAAATACTTAATACCCGTCATTTGTCACGGCCTTTGGGATTTATTACAAAAGGAGAACCATCGGACAAAATAAAGGAAGTTATAGATACTTTTGCAAGCTTGATCAAATAGGTTTAATACACCTGCATATTTTAATACATAAAAACAAGCGTTTTATTCCTTCCGCATTAAAACCTGCCGGAGGGGCTCCACTCACTTTCCAGTTCATATTCCTATTTATTGGTTTTCTTCTAACAGCTTTTCAAGGATTTCCGATGCGTCTTTTACGAGTTTCGGGCAGAGGGTGGAGATAAGGTTCTTTTCTTTTATGGATTTCATGCCTTCCTGGGTACTTATGTCATAGCCAAGCAGCTCTTTGCAGATAGCCGATCTGTTGCGCGCCTTAAACCTGGATACAAACTCATTTGCTACGGAAAATATCTTTTCTTTGGCATCCATGCCCGTTGCATATTTAAGACCGATAACCATGAATGCCCCGGTCACGGCTCCGCAGGTTTCGCCCATCCGCGCCATTCCGCCGCCAAAAGCCGATGCTATTTTTAATGCCGTTGAACTGTCTATTCCGAATTTTTTCCCGTAAGTAGAAAGTACTGCCTGAGTGCAATTAAAGCCTTTATTGAACACAGAAACCGCTTGTTCGTTTAAACTTTTATTTTCGGTATCGTCAAGCATCTTTCTACCTTTTTACTTCAGAGCCTTTAGCAGTGCAAGCCCGAATTCATTTGCAGCTTCAGGGCCTGAACCGGTGATAATATTACCGTCCTGTTCTACAGCCCTGCCTGTAAAATTAGCGCCTGCCGCAGAAAGTTCGCCTTTTATTGAAGGAAAACCCGTTACTTTCTTTCCTTTTAAAACCCCGGCTTTGCCGAGCGTGTTCGGGGCAAGGCATATTGCGCCAAGTATCTTGTTTGCGGCAACCGAGTCTTTTGCCAGTTTCTGCGCAGCCGGATTATTCCAAAGGACTTGTGCGCCGGAACCGCCTACAAAGATTATAGCATCATAGTCATTAGTATTTGCATCAACTATCAAAATATCGCCTTTTGTCCTTGCACCTTTCATGCCTTGAAGATCTCCCAGCATCAGGCTTGCTGTAACTGTTTTTATGCCGGCGTCGCTCAATATCTTTTTTGGTTCAAAATATTCTTCATCCCGGAAATCTCTTGGAGCAAGTACAAATAAAGCCTTTTTTGAAGGTGCGTCTACACCCTGTTTTTTATCATCTTTTGAAGACCCTTCTATTTTTTTTATTGCAATCTTTTTTATAATAACATCCTCTAAAGGTTTATTGTTTTCCCCTGTTCGGACCCGGGCTATCGTTCTTACGATATCAAGGCCTGAGACAACCGCTCCGAATATTGTGTGATGGCCGTTCAACCATGGGGTCGCAGCATCTGTAATAAAAAACTGTGAACCGTTCGTGTTAGGCCCGGAATTTGCCATGGCAAGAAGCCCCGGTTTATCAAAAACGAGGTCTGAAACTATTTCGTCAGAGAAACGGTACCCCGGCCCGCCGGTCCCGTTGCCTAGAGGGCATCCGCCCTGTATCATAAAATCCGGTATGACCCTGTGAAATGTTAAACCGTCATAGAATTTCTTTTTAACTCTCTGGTTTGTTTTAGGGTCTACCCATTCACGCGTGCCTTGTGCAAGCCCGGCAAAGTTTTCGACCGTTAACGGCGCCTGGCGTTCAAAAAGCTCGCATACTATCTCGCCTTTAGTCGTATCAAAAATGGCATACATCCCGGCTTTTTTCTTCCAACTATCATCTCCCTTGGACTTTGCATAAAGATTTGTGTTTAAAATAACTCCGAAAATTGCCAGCAATGTGAATGTTTCTTTCATCATTTAACCCTCCATAGTATTTTTATAATTTCTGTTTACAGATTATAACATAAATAGAAATTTTTAGTCAACGGATTTGAGATCGTTAAAAACCAACGATCTCTTATTACCGTGATTACATGGGATGATAAGCTTTTAATCGCTGTAATCGTAATTAATAATCACCGTAATCAAGTATTGTCTCTATTTGACAATACCGCTTAAAGTTGCTAAATTTAACAAGTTAATCCCTTCGCTAACTTGTTGACCATTCGATTTCACTCATGGTGTTGAGCAAAGTCGAAACATTACACAGATTCTAAATTTTTTTAAAAAATCATGAAATTTGCAAGGATTCTTATAGCATTATTGCTTATACCGCTGGCACTCGCCCTGGCCGTAGAGCTCTTTAACCTGGTCTTAAACCTTGGGAAAAATGCCACTGTCAATTCGATCACGTTCTGGGCCGGCCTGGCAAGCTATTTTATTTTCCAAACGGCTTTGTTTAAACCGATAAAAACTTATGTTTTCGGGCACGAGCTTACCCATGCCCTGGTCGGTTTATTAAGCGGGGCAAAGGTAAAAGGTTTTAATGTAGGCGCAAACGGCGGGAGCGTAAAACTGACCAAGACAAACGTATGGATAACCTTATCCCCGTATTTCATACCTATTTATACGGTTTTACTCATATTTATATATTGGCTAGCAGGGTATTTCTGGGCTGTTAATAAATATTATTCCTATTTTCTTTTTCTGGCAGGTTTTACCCTTGCCTTCCACCTAAGCCTGACCTGGTATGCGATACTTCAGGGACAAACCGACTTTAAAGTGTTCGGGGTTTTCTTTTCAAGTATCTTTATTCTGATTATCAATTGTATTTTATTATCAGGTTTGCTAAAATTACTTTTTCCCGAAATGGTCAGCATTAAAACTTACTATTATTTAAGCTATAATAAAACAGCTGTTTTCTGGAACTATATATATGTTGAGGGCATTAAATTATGGGTTTCTTTCCGCTCGATGAAATAAAAAGAAAAACATTTCATTTTTTAACTATTATTTATATTTTGGCTTACTGGTTTTTACCTTATAGAACAGTTATCTGGGGCATGGCTGCGCTCATTGTTATAGTCATACTCGGCGAAACATTAAGAAAATTCAGCCCAACGTTTAATGTCTGGATATTAAAAGCACTTGGCGGCGTACACAGGGAAGAGGAAATAAATAAAATAAGCGGGCTTCCATGGACGATCTCCGGTTCTTTTCTTACCATGCTTATTTTCCCGGACAAACAAATAGTTTTGGTAAGCCTTTTATACCTTGCTTTCGGCGACGCAGCCGCTGCTCTTTTTGGAAAAAAATACGGTAAGAGGAAAGTATACAGAGAAAAGACGCTGGAAGGAAGCATATCCTGTTTTATTGTATGCCTCATCATAGGGTTGTTCTTTTTAAACTTCAAACTTGCGATCATCGGGGCTTTATTGATCACGGTAATCGAACTCTATCCCTGGCCTTTGAACGACAACTTCTGGATACCGATCATCGCAGCAAACATATTGACTTATTTAAATAGATTCTTTTAATATAAGCACAAATTTCAATAACCAAGAGACCATAGCCAATAAATAACCAAGAAACAATAACCAACATGAATTTTTGATTCTTGCAATTTGGAAAATTTTTTAGAATAAACTTATGAGTAATATTGCTATCAAATCATCAAATCTTACCAAGAACTTTGGAGACATAAAAGCAGTAGACAACTTAAACCTTGAAATTTATGAAGGCGAAATATTCGCATTTCTGGGGCCGAACGGTGCAGGAAAAACCACAACTATAAAACTTTTCACAGGGCTTCTTATCCCCACCAGCGGTTCGGTCACGATCAACGGTTATGATATCCAGAGCGATCCGCAGAAGGCAAAACAATCCATAGGCCTTATTTCAGACCAGCCGTTCGTCTATCAGTACCTGAGCGGCTTTGAATTCATGCGTTTTGTGGGTGACTTATACAACGTTCCCGTCAATGAGCAGAAAAACAAGATACCTGAACTGCTTGAAATGTTAGAACTAAAAGACTGGCAGGACGACCTGGTCGAATCCTATTCGCATGGAATGAAGCAAAAACTTGTTTTTGCAAGCATGCTCCTGCACAACCCGAAGGTGCTTTTACTTGATGAGCCCCTGGTGGGCCTTGACCCAAAAGGAGCAAGGCTTGTAAAAGATATTTTTAAAGAACTCTCAAACCGCGGAGTAACGATATTTATGAGCACGCACGTACTTGAGATAGCTGAAAAACTGGCCCACAGGGTAGGCATAATTCAAAAAGGAAAGGTGACGGAAGTCTCCAGCGTTGAAGCCCTTAAAGACAAAATCAAGTCAAAAAACCTAGAAGACATATTCCTAGAACTTACCGGCGGCACCCAGTACGCCGAAATGCTTAAATACCTCTAAAAACAATTGTAAAATGCAAATATTGCAAAATTAAGGTATTTATTTAAATCAGCAACTATTTTATTTTGACAATAGATACATTGACGTAAAAATAGGTGTTAATGAACACATACAAATCAAGAAAACAAACCAGATTAAAAGGATATGATTATTCTTTGGACGGGTATTATTTTGTAACAATATGTTCAAAAGACAGAAAGAATATTTTCGGTAAAATTATTGATGCCGTAGGGGCGGGCCTTGCGTCCGCCCACTATAAAATCAGATTATCAAAATTGGGCCAAATAATTGACAGCCAATGGCAAAACATCAAAAAACAATATAATAATGTCGAATTGGGTATTATCATGCCAAATCATATCCACGGTATTATAATTGTTGACAATTCTGTATTGTTACGGGCGGACGCAAGGCCCGCCCCTACGGTATCTGATATTGTTTGTTCATTCAAATCGAAATGTTCGGTTGAATATTTAAAATATATTAAACAAAACAACCTGAATATTTCGGGTAAAATATGGCAGCGTTCTTTCAATGACCATATAAGAGAAACTTCGGGGACGTAGTTAGGCAATAAGGTATTAACTATAAAGATAATTAGTCATAATAGTCTAAATCAGTTGAATTATCTGTGTTTTTGAAGTTTCCCCCTTTTGGCTGGTAATGAGTTGAGTAATTTTTCGGAGTTGTCGGCGAGGACTGTCTGAGTCCCGCCTTGGCGGGACGAGTTCCGCAGCCGCCGAAAAATTGCGAACGAATAGCCAAGGGGGCGCATTTCTTTTCGTCCATTTTATTTGGGCGCACAAAGAAAATGGACCCGGGGGTGCAGGGGCAGGATAGCCCCGCGAAGTTGCCTTTTACAAATTGTGTCACACAAATGAAACCTATGACAAACTTAATCTTACTCCAGTATCGTATCTTCAGAAACCGTATCCTCAGGCTTGATTTTTTTGACGATGTTAAGATATCCGTCATATTGCTTATTGGCCTGGGATTTCTTTCATTTATATATTTTGGCTCCTTCAGGCTATTGGCATATTTAAACTCCGTGCAGATCGCTGGGCCTCTTTTAGTAAATAAATTTTTGGCGCTTATCTTTCTGTCTTCGTTTTTCATGGTGGCTTTCTCAAGTGTGGTAACTTCCTTTACGACTATATTTACAAGCAAAGACATCACGTGGCTTATGACAACGCCGCTCTCTGTCAAGAAAATATTTGCTTTTAAATCAACTGCTAATTTTATTAATTCATCCTGGATGGTCTTTATAGCCCTGTTCCCGGTTCTATTAGCACTTGGCAGGGTAAAACATACCGGGATATTTTATTATTTCCTGGTGATTCTGTTACTACTGCCGTTCCTGTTTTTGGCTTCCCTGCTCGGGCAAACGATCAATCTTTTTTTAATGCGGTTTTTGCCTCAAAGACAGGTCAGGGATTACTTTGTTTTATTGGCCATAATCATCATAACAGCCCTTTACGTGCTTTTCAGGCTTTTTGAGCCAGAACGCTTCGTTAAACCTGACGGCTTGGCTGTGATCGCCCAATACCTTTCATACCTTGACGCGCCTACAGCGGTTTACCTGCCTTCCTGGTGGGTGGCAGCAGGGATATTCAGTATAATAGCAAAGAACACAACCAACCTGCTTTTTTATTTTATGCTGCTTTATGGATCGGTGACTTTTGTTTTAATAGCCCTTATCGGTTTTGCAAAAAAACTTTATTTTGTCGGCTGGGCAGAAGGCCAGATACTCGCAAAGCAAAAATCCCTTAAAAAGCACAGCTACGATATTCTGTCCCCCCTTTACACTTTAATAAAAAAAGATTTTATCATTTTTTTCAGGGACATCAGCCAGTGGTCGCAAATCCTTATCTTATGCTCAATAATCTTTGTCTACCTATTCAGCATATACAAACTGCCTCTCGACACAATGGACCTTCAAAATCTTGTATCATATGCGAACATAGCGCTTATCGGCTTTATACTTTCGGCCGTTGCCCTGCGCCTGATATTCCCCTCGATCAGCATTGAGGGCGACAGCGCCTGGCTTTTGTTTGCTTCACCCTTATCACGGCCAAAATTATTCTGGTCAAAACTTATTTTTGGAAGCATCCCTGTAATAGCACTTGCTATGATATTAATACTGGCCTCCAACTATCTTTTAAAAACCGACAACTTCATATTTTGCGTGACATCTGTTTCAACGATAATCATGGCCGTGGGCCTCAGCACCCTCGCGATGTCTTTTGGAACGGTTTTTCCGAGGTTTGACCTGTCAAATATAGTAGAGATAGAAGCTTCTTTCGGCGGCCTGATGTATATCATATCCGCATTTTTTTATGTAGCTCTGAATATGACATTGCTGTCGATCCCTATACAAAACCACTATCACGTAAAATTCGGTATGACTCAAATACCCTGGAGTTTCTTATGGAGGATAGGGATTGGATTTATAGTTCTAAATATGATCGTTTACATATTGCCTGTTTATATAGGGCTTAAAAAACTGCGAAGGATAGAAAAATGACCCATCCTTCGTCCCGCTTTGCCGGACTACGGAGGGCAAGTCCCACGGTTAGTAACAATTTTGATATAATAAGGAACATCATGAGGAAAAAAATTTATTTAGCTTGTTTATTAGTTTTTCTAATATCAAACTTTGCTTTTTCTCAAAACCAGAAAGTGTTTTATGCTGACGGGCCTAAAGACAAGAAAGCGCTTTCGCTTACTTTTGACGATGGGCCTGCACCGAATACAAAAAAAGTGCTTAATATACTAAAGAAGCACAATATCAAAGCGACCTTTTTCATGGAAGGGGCAAAATTAGCGCAATACCCGGATATAGCAAAAGAAGTGCAATCCGCAGGCCATGAAATAGGAATACACCTGTACAGCCACCCGAATTTTTATGCTTATAAGAAAAGCGATTATAGGGAATTCTTGATAAACGAAATAGAAAAAACCCGGAAAGAGGCAGAGAAGGCGCTCGGTATTAAGGTAAGTTTACTTAGGATGCCGAACGGTTATGTCAGGCAATGGGTAAAAGCTATAGCTAAAGAACAGACTTTGGTATTAATTAACTGGTCTTTCGGGACCGACTGGAAAAAAATGACCAAGGAACAGCTGCTTAAAACATATACTGAACATATTAAACCCGGCGCTATTTTTTTACTTCATGACTCCGGGAAAAAAGATAAACCTATGCTTGAAATGCTTTCCGATTTCATAGAGGAACTACAAAGGCAGGGGTATAGTATTGTTACAATAAGTGAACTGCTTGCAATACAAAACTAAAAACTCCGCCAATATGATTGGCGGCTTTTTTTGACGCGCCAACAACCTGCATGTCCACCATGATCGACGGGCTGCCAACCCGGGGAGACATGTTGGATTAACCTTATTTCACCAATTATTGCTTTTGTTCTGCTGGTTTTTCTGTTTCAGATACAGCCTTCTTGAACTCTTCTATAACTTTTTTTACTTTTCCTTGAGAGTCGTCTTTTGTTATGAACGCCAACGGCCTTGAAAGTTTGACAGAATCTACTATTTTCACATCAGGCGTAACATACGTCCTGCTTACTCCAGCAATTGCCCCAGGAGTAGACTCTACCTCTGCAACTAATGCATCATAAAGAGTAAATTCTTTCGTGCGGGGTGAAAAATCAGCTTCGGGAAATAATTCTTTTCTTATAAGGTTTCTGATTGCACATGTAGGTTTGCCTGCAATAACAGCTATCGTTAAATTCGGCCCGCCGACTTCTCTCCAGTTAGTTATACTGCCTATAAGGATTTTTTTAAGCTGTTCTTTTGTTAAATTTGTAACTGGATTTGACTTATTAAGGATAAATACCAGTTCATCATTTTTTAAGGACGTAAATACCAGCCCGTTACTACTTATGTCTCTTTTTCCCATCCTTGCGGCATTCAGGGTGTTTTCAAGAGTTGTAGCTGTTAAAGCTACGTCACATTTACCCTGGTCAAGGTTCATAAGCCCTACGCCTGCGGCATTTCCTACAATTTCCAGCCTGCACTCCAGGTTTTTTTCAACTATATTTTTGTAAGGGCCCAAGAATTCGACAACGGTCGTTGCACCGTACATCCTGATAACATCCTGGACAGACTGAACTGAAAAAACCATGGCTAAACTACAAACAAAAAAAACAATTGTTTTTTTCATTTTTCCTCCCCCCGTCTTATTTTGATTGTTGCCAATGGAGTATCCAGGTTAATGCAGGTAGACTGCTGTAGAGAGATACTATTAGTATGCCTAAATTATATAAATAAATTATTAATAAGTCAAGTCTAACCTGTTTTTGGTTAGCCCTGCCGCAAGCAAGTTACATATAAAGCAGGATTTAACTTCTTAACCTGAGGTACAACTTAATGAAATTGATGCTTTTTTCAAGGATATGGTTTTTGTTTTTGGAGATCGGTCAATTTGCCAAACGAAGCCATCAATGCATCAATATTTATGCCTGAATCAGTATTAGTCTCAACATCTTCAATAAGTTTTTTTAAAACTTCAGAAGTCTTAGAAATCAAATCAACAATTTCGGCTGTAGCCCTGAGTTCATTTCTAAGGAGTTTATCAACAAGGTTTTCCATAGTGCGTGAAAGGTCGGTTATTTTGTTAAAATCCATTATAGCAGCCATGCCTTTCAAGGTATGTGCCGATCTAAAGACCTGATTTAAGGTTTCCTTATTTGACGGATTTTTAACCGCTACAAGCAAAGCAGAGTTTAGTGAAACCAGGTGTTCTTTGGCTTCAGACAAAAATACTTCTTTGAATTGGGAAATGTCCATTTCATCCATTTGATTCTAGTATTAAGGCCGTATTTTTTTTATTCTTTACAGATATTATTTCTAAAGGGGCTTACTTCCACCACACGCTGCAGGCAATAAAATATCCCTTGTTATCTTTGCCGGTCTCATTTTCGATCCTGGTCAAGGTCAATTTCGCCTGCTCAAAAAAATATAATGTCCAACTGTTAGTCGCATTTGCAAGTATCTCCGAATTTGATTCTGTATAACCGCCGTTCCGTTGTATGAATTTTAAATATTTTTTTTCAAGATTTAATGAAACCTTTTCCCATTGCACTTCAGGAAAAATAATCTTGTTTATGGTTTCCAGGACAGTAATTAAATTTTCAACATCTAAAGGCACTATATCGAGGCCTTTTTTGAATAACCGGTAACAGTTCCTTGCATTTTCGTAAGCGATAGTTTCTATTATATTAGGGTTAGCTTTGCTTAAAAATTTAAAGATGTTTTCATTTAGCTCATTGTAAATGCTGCCCGGAAAATAATTATAAGAATTTATTTCGCCTGACAGGGTATTTCTTGAATTTTCTGTCATGTTTGCGAGAATATCGCTGCAAACCTTCTCCCGTTCTTTTTCTTGCAAGTAATTCATGGTATTCTTAAGTACGCTTCCCTTAACATAAAAATTCTTTTGACCGGCTGCATCAACTTTTGAGCCAAGATATCTTTCTACTGTAGCTGCGATAGTATAAGAAGAGCTTGTCGTGTCATAAAAACCTGATGTTATAACACTTAGTGGCATCCCGTTAAACACTCCCGCGGTTGATTCGTCTTCAACTATTACCTTGCCCCCTAATTTTTTTACTTCCTCGGCGCCTTTTACTCCAGAATTGCCGAGGCCTGAAAGTATGACCAGAATGGTTTCGAACCTAAAAGCTTTTGCACAGGAAATAATTACTTTGTCAATGTCAGGCTGTAAGCGCACTTGATAATCTATCAGGTTCACTACTTTTCCTCTTTTGGTGTTGTACAATTCCAGGGTTGAATCAGTGGGAGAGAAGAGGATATCTCTTGACCGGAGAATATCGCCCTTATTCGCATGCCTGACATGCAGGGTGGTCTTTGTCTGCAAATGAGCTATAAAGGAATCTACAAAAACACTCGGAAGGTGCTGGGCAATAATTATCCCTGCCGACAAGTTTTCAGAGAATTTTGATATTACTTCATAAAGGGAAGGCGGGCCTCCCGCTGAGGTCGCTATTACGACAACTTGGGTAGCTTTTGAATTAGTTAAAGGTTTTTTCTTATTTAATTGCAGTGCCTTATTTTCAAGGAGCCTGACCTTGTTGATTTTAGAAGCTGCTCTAACTTTTTCAATGAGTTCTTTTCTGATCGCAGAAGTATCTTCCTGCTTCTCCGGTTTGATGACTACGTCTACGACACCTAAAGAGAAAGCTTCCTGTACTACGTCTGAAGAAGGCAGGCTGATTGAACTGACTAAAATAACAGGAGTGGGCCGCTGCTTCATGATTTCTTCAAGCGCCCATAGACCGTCGAAACCCGGCATGATTATATCCATAGTAATAACATCCGGCCCTAAAAGCAATGTTTTTTCAATAGCTTCTTTGCCATCACCAGCTTCATCAATTACTTCGATCTCGGGGTCAAAGGAAAGTATTTGCTTAATTATTTTTCTTAAGAATGTTGAATCATCCACCACAAGTACTTTTATCATTTTTAGTATTTCCCGGCAGTTTTAACTTTTGGGCGGGTATCCGTGCCACCACCTGTTTCTTTTTTCCTGGTCAGTTTTTTCCTGCTCATTCCGTCTTTCTTTCCGGTATATCCTTTCTTTTTCGTCGTAAAAGTATAACTTATTTTTTAAATGCCTTTCAAAAAGGATTTCAGATTCGCCGATGATCAGCCAGCCGTTTTCAACAAGAGATTTATGAAAAATATTCACCAATTTTTCTTTTGCCTGGGCATTAAAATAGATCAGCATATTCCTGCAAAGCACGATATCAAAGGTATTGCAAAAAACCTCGCCCCCAAATACATCCTTGCGTTTAAAAATAACCTGATTTTTTATTTTGTCGTTTATTTTATATAAACCGATATTTTCTATTTTTGTAAAATATTTATTTATGTATTCTTTTGGGATTTCAGTCATAGATTCCGTGCTGTAGATCCCATTCCGTGCTTTTAAAAGAGAGGTTTCGTCTATATCTGTTGCTGTTATATAGATTTTATAGTTATGTTTTTCATATAGTTCGGATAATAATACCGCGATAGAATACGGTTCTTCTCCTGAAGAACATCCACAAGACCAAACAGAGATACTTTTGTTATAAGACGTATTTTTTTCTCGTATTATGATCGGCAAAACATTGTTCTGAATATATTTCCAGATCTTTATATCTCTGAAAAATTTTGTAACATTTATCGTCAACGCATCGAATAAATATCTTAATTCTTCGGGATTTTTTTCTAATATTTTAATGTAGGCGTTGTAATTGTCTAATTCAAGGTCATTGGCCGAGATCCTTGCATTTATGCGCCTTTTTATATAAGCTTCATTATATTGCCTGCAATTAATTGAAAGTCTTTTATGTATAAGATCTAAAAGTTTATTGAAATAATATTCTTCGGCAGTTGGTCCCACAAGTTAATTCCTTCGGAAACTTGTCGATTACACAGATTTTATACAAAGATTACAATGATTATATAAGCGGTTTTGCCAGTGGAACCCCTCAGGAGCCGGGGGATTTCATGTCGCATGTTTAATCTGTGTAATCCTTCGACTTCGCTCAAGATGGTGAGTTTGTCGAACCATCGAAGTTAATAATCACCGTAATCATGTATAGGATTTTC
This genomic window contains:
- a CDS encoding protein-glutamate O-methyltransferase CheR, with protein sequence MGPTAEEYYFNKLLDLIHKRLSINCRQYNEAYIKRRINARISANDLELDNYNAYIKILEKNPEELRYLFDALTINVTKFFRDIKIWKYIQNNVLPIIIREKNTSYNKSISVWSCGCSSGEEPYSIAVLLSELYEKHNYKIYITATDIDETSLLKARNGIYSTESMTEIPKEYINKYFTKIENIGLYKINDKIKNQVIFKRKDVFGGEVFCNTFDIVLCRNMLIYFNAQAKEKLVNIFHKSLVENGWLIIGESEILFERHLKNKLYFYDEKERIYRKERRNEQEKTDQEKRNRWWHGYPPKS